A stretch of Lactuca sativa cultivar Salinas chromosome 6, Lsat_Salinas_v11, whole genome shotgun sequence DNA encodes these proteins:
- the LOC111880878 gene encoding metal-nicotianamine transporter YSL3-like isoform X1 has product MNTDMKGTGEIEKEREEVGQEKKDDDYDHHLQASKRLQPWTKQITIRGVIASVILGCIYTVIAMKLNLTTGLIPNLNVSAALLAFVYMKTWTKVLQKLGIPFVPFTRHENTMIQTCSVACYSIAIGGGFGSFLFALNKKTYELAGGANSPGTYKELHVGWMTGYSFLICFAGLFVLIPLRKILIIDYKLIFPSGMATAVLINGFHSQGDDMAKKQIKGFAKYFSVSFLWAIFQWFFTGKGVCGFAHFPTFGLEAYKKTFYFDFSMTYVGTGMICPHIVSFSLLFGAVISWGIMWPLIENQKGEWFPNNVPESSMESLNGYKVFISIALLLGDGLYNFTKILYFTYASIYGRLKRENLGLAVGSEKEVTETERLQNEVFIKEAIPMWFAVIGYTSFSIINAFVIPLIFPEVKWYYIIIAYIIAPSLAFCNAYGNGLTDWDMAYNYSKIGLFMMAALAGKHHGVVAGLVGCGVTKAVLFVSSTLMHDLKTGHVTLTSPRTMLLSQTIGTAIGCVVSPLTLSLFTKAFDVGNPNGEYKAPFAIVFRNMAIIGVQGFSALPKHCLDLCYGFFAFSLGVNIVKDLLPKKIGKWMPLPICMAVPFLVGGYFSIDMCVGSLVVLVWQKVNVKKADLMSTSVASGLICGEGLWILPAAVLSLAKIRPPICMKFLSS; this is encoded by the exons ATGAACACAGACATGAAGGGGACAGGTGAGATTGAAAAAGAAAGAGAGGAGGTGGGACAAGAGAAGAAAGATGATGATTATGATCATcatcttcaagcttcaaaaagACTGCAACCATGGACAAAACAGATCACAATTCGTGGAGTTATTGCGAGTGTTATTTTGGGATGCATTTACACTGTTATAGCCATGAAACTAAATCTCACAACTGGTTTGATTCCTAATCTTAATGTCTCAGCTGCACTTCTTGCTTTTGTGTACATGAAAACATGGACAAAAGTACTTCAAAAATTAGGGATTCCGTTTGTTCCCTTTACCAGACATGAAAACACAATGATCCAGACATGTTCAGTTGCTTGTTACAGCATTGCCATTGGAG GTGGATTTggatctttcttatttgctttGAACAAGAAAACATATGAGCTGGCTGGAGGAGCAAATTCTCCAGGGACTTATAAAGAACTTCATGTTGGTTGGATGACTGGCTACTCTTTCTTGATCTGTTTTGCTGGTCTTTTTGTACTGATTCCACTCCGAAAG ATCTTGATTATTGATTATAAGTTGATATTTCCAAGTGGGATGGCTACAGCTGTTCTTATCAATGGATTTCATAGTCAGGGAGATGACATGGCAAA GAAGCAAATCAAGGGATTTGCCAAGTACTTTTCAGTCAGTTTCTTGTGGGCAatctttcaatggtttttcaCTGGAAAAGGAGTATGTGGATTTGCCCACTTCCCTACTTTTGGATTAGAAGCTTATAAGAAAAC ATTTTACTTCGATTTTAGCATGACATATGTGGGAACCGGAATGATTTGCCCTCATATTGTGAGCTTTTCTTTGCTGTTTGGAGCTGTGATTTCATGGGGTATAATGTGGCCACTTATTGAAAACCAAAAAGGAGAATGGTTTCCTAATAATGTTCCAGAAAGTAGTATGGAAAGCCTGAATGGTTACAAAGTCTTTATCTCAATTGCtcttctccttggtgatggactCTATAACTTCACCAAGATTCTATATTTCACATATGCAAGTATCTACGGAAGATTGAAAAGGGAAAATCTTGGTTTAG CTGTAGGTAGCGAGAAGGAAGTTACAGAAACCGAACGATTACAAAACGAAGTGTTCATCAAAGAAGCCATACCAATGTGGTTTGCAGTGATTGGATACACTTCATTCTCCATTATCAATGCATTTGTAATTCCCTTAATATTTCCCGAAGTCAAATGGTACTACATCATCATAGCCTACATAATCGCTCCATCATTAGCCTTCTGTAACGCGTATGGAAACGGATTAACCGATTGGGACATGGCATACAACTACAGCAAAATCGGGCTTTTCATGATGGCGGCGTTGGCCGGAAAACACCACGGAGTGGTGGCGGGATTGGTGGGGTGTGGTGTTACGAAGGCGGTTCTTTTTGTTTCTAGTACGTTGATGCACGACTTGAAAACCGGTCATGTAACATTGACTTCACCTAGAACAATGCTTTTAAGCCAAACGATTGGGACAGCTATAGGGTGTGTTGTGTCGCCTTTAACTCTTTCTTTATTTACTAAAGCATTTGATGTGGGAAACCCTAATGGAGAATACAAAGCACCATTCGCGATAGTTTTTAGAAACATGGCGATTATTGGTGTTCAAGGCTTTTCGGCTTTACCTAAACATTGTTTGGATTTATGCTATGGGTTTTTTGCTTTTTCTTTGGGGGTTAATATTGTGAAAGATTTGTTGCCTAAAAAGATAGGGAAGTGGATGCCATTGCCTATATGTATGGCTGTGCCTTTTTTGGTGGGTGGGTATTTTAGTATTGATATGTGTGTTGGAAGCTTGGTGGTGTTAGTATGGCAGAAGGTGAATGTTAAAAAGGCTGATTTGATGTCTACTTCGGTGGCTTCTGGGTTGATTTGTGGTGAAGGTTTGTGGATTCTTCCAGCTGCGGTTCTTTCTCTGGCTAAAATTAGACCACCTATTTGTATGAAGTTCTTGAGTTCTTGA
- the LOC111880879 gene encoding uncharacterized protein LOC111880879 encodes MATTPNPTLIYSPKSSIQFTKIQFYIHSKPFRSSSSSRSGSFAVKCSNPVTDNGSADQNNNGGGLKNLLSGIVDDRVNQLLNSEENRTLLDGLDKATQRVELAKQELAQIEKQEIENQKIKEYINQLESRASEIEECQKELSEARALVEEAERSLEGEVGDKNPMMTETEREAMYKNKERFESVKAASISAIVGTLAGLPISLSQATDASQLILPSVITLISCALFGVTFRYAVRRDLDNFQLKSGTSAAFGFVKGLATLAGGPPMELEAGSILSHTFSGAVFVSENLLIFLFAGVGLDFCIKLGILSPFPIEPSVPTIKTD; translated from the exons ATGGCAACCACACCCAATCCCACACTCATATATTCTCCAAAATCCTCGATTCAGTTCACGAAGATTCAATTTTACATTCACTCCAAACCCTTCAGATCGTCGTCATCCTCGAGGTCTGGTTCATTCGCCGTCAAATGTAGTAACCCCGTTACTGATAATGGTAGCGCCGACCAGAACAACAATGGCGGGGGATTGAAGAATTTGCTGTCGGGTATAGTCGACGACCGGGTAAACCAATTGCTGAACAGCGAGGAAAATAGAACTTTGTTAGATGGATTGGATAAAGCTACACAGCGAGTTGAATTGGCCAAGCAAGAACTTGCTCAGATCGAAAAGCAGGAAATAGAAAATCAGAAGATAAAAGAATACATCAATCAACTCGAATCCAGAGCTTCCGAG ATTGAGGAATGCCAGAAGGAGTTATCAGAAGCAAGAGCACTGGTTGAAGAAGCAGAACGCTCACTTGAAGGTGAAGTCGGAGATAAAAATCCTATGATGACAGAAACAGAAAGAGAAGCGATGTACAAAAACAAAGAGAGATTTGAATCTGTAAAAGCTGCTTCTATCTCCGCCATAGTCGGCACCTTGGCAGGCTTGCCTATTTCCTTATCTCAGGCGACCGACGCATCACAGTTAATCCTTCCGTCAGTTATTACTCTCATCAGCTGTGCGTTATTTGGTGTTACTTTCCGCTATGCTGTTCGTCGTGACCTAGACAATTTTCAGCTCAAATCTGGAACGTCTGCAGCTTTTGGCTTTGTCAAAG GTCTTGCTACACTAGCAGGAGGACCACCAATGGAGTTGGAAGCTGGTAGCATATTGTCGCATACTTTCAGTGGTGCTGTTTTTGTATCAGAAAATCTTCTAATCTTTCTGTTTGCTGGCGTTGGTTTGGATTTCTGCATTAAATTGGGGATTTTAAGTCCATTTCCAATTGAACCTTCAGTCCCTACCATAAAAACGGATTAA
- the LOC111880878 gene encoding metal-nicotianamine transporter YSL3-like isoform X2: MKGTGEIEKEREEVGQEKKDDDYDHHLQASKRLQPWTKQITIRGVIASVILGCIYTVIAMKLNLTTGLIPNLNVSAALLAFVYMKTWTKVLQKLGIPFVPFTRHENTMIQTCSVACYSIAIGGGFGSFLFALNKKTYELAGGANSPGTYKELHVGWMTGYSFLICFAGLFVLIPLRKILIIDYKLIFPSGMATAVLINGFHSQGDDMAKKQIKGFAKYFSVSFLWAIFQWFFTGKGVCGFAHFPTFGLEAYKKTFYFDFSMTYVGTGMICPHIVSFSLLFGAVISWGIMWPLIENQKGEWFPNNVPESSMESLNGYKVFISIALLLGDGLYNFTKILYFTYASIYGRLKRENLGLAVGSEKEVTETERLQNEVFIKEAIPMWFAVIGYTSFSIINAFVIPLIFPEVKWYYIIIAYIIAPSLAFCNAYGNGLTDWDMAYNYSKIGLFMMAALAGKHHGVVAGLVGCGVTKAVLFVSSTLMHDLKTGHVTLTSPRTMLLSQTIGTAIGCVVSPLTLSLFTKAFDVGNPNGEYKAPFAIVFRNMAIIGVQGFSALPKHCLDLCYGFFAFSLGVNIVKDLLPKKIGKWMPLPICMAVPFLVGGYFSIDMCVGSLVVLVWQKVNVKKADLMSTSVASGLICGEGLWILPAAVLSLAKIRPPICMKFLSS; the protein is encoded by the exons ATGAAGGGGACAGGTGAGATTGAAAAAGAAAGAGAGGAGGTGGGACAAGAGAAGAAAGATGATGATTATGATCATcatcttcaagcttcaaaaagACTGCAACCATGGACAAAACAGATCACAATTCGTGGAGTTATTGCGAGTGTTATTTTGGGATGCATTTACACTGTTATAGCCATGAAACTAAATCTCACAACTGGTTTGATTCCTAATCTTAATGTCTCAGCTGCACTTCTTGCTTTTGTGTACATGAAAACATGGACAAAAGTACTTCAAAAATTAGGGATTCCGTTTGTTCCCTTTACCAGACATGAAAACACAATGATCCAGACATGTTCAGTTGCTTGTTACAGCATTGCCATTGGAG GTGGATTTggatctttcttatttgctttGAACAAGAAAACATATGAGCTGGCTGGAGGAGCAAATTCTCCAGGGACTTATAAAGAACTTCATGTTGGTTGGATGACTGGCTACTCTTTCTTGATCTGTTTTGCTGGTCTTTTTGTACTGATTCCACTCCGAAAG ATCTTGATTATTGATTATAAGTTGATATTTCCAAGTGGGATGGCTACAGCTGTTCTTATCAATGGATTTCATAGTCAGGGAGATGACATGGCAAA GAAGCAAATCAAGGGATTTGCCAAGTACTTTTCAGTCAGTTTCTTGTGGGCAatctttcaatggtttttcaCTGGAAAAGGAGTATGTGGATTTGCCCACTTCCCTACTTTTGGATTAGAAGCTTATAAGAAAAC ATTTTACTTCGATTTTAGCATGACATATGTGGGAACCGGAATGATTTGCCCTCATATTGTGAGCTTTTCTTTGCTGTTTGGAGCTGTGATTTCATGGGGTATAATGTGGCCACTTATTGAAAACCAAAAAGGAGAATGGTTTCCTAATAATGTTCCAGAAAGTAGTATGGAAAGCCTGAATGGTTACAAAGTCTTTATCTCAATTGCtcttctccttggtgatggactCTATAACTTCACCAAGATTCTATATTTCACATATGCAAGTATCTACGGAAGATTGAAAAGGGAAAATCTTGGTTTAG CTGTAGGTAGCGAGAAGGAAGTTACAGAAACCGAACGATTACAAAACGAAGTGTTCATCAAAGAAGCCATACCAATGTGGTTTGCAGTGATTGGATACACTTCATTCTCCATTATCAATGCATTTGTAATTCCCTTAATATTTCCCGAAGTCAAATGGTACTACATCATCATAGCCTACATAATCGCTCCATCATTAGCCTTCTGTAACGCGTATGGAAACGGATTAACCGATTGGGACATGGCATACAACTACAGCAAAATCGGGCTTTTCATGATGGCGGCGTTGGCCGGAAAACACCACGGAGTGGTGGCGGGATTGGTGGGGTGTGGTGTTACGAAGGCGGTTCTTTTTGTTTCTAGTACGTTGATGCACGACTTGAAAACCGGTCATGTAACATTGACTTCACCTAGAACAATGCTTTTAAGCCAAACGATTGGGACAGCTATAGGGTGTGTTGTGTCGCCTTTAACTCTTTCTTTATTTACTAAAGCATTTGATGTGGGAAACCCTAATGGAGAATACAAAGCACCATTCGCGATAGTTTTTAGAAACATGGCGATTATTGGTGTTCAAGGCTTTTCGGCTTTACCTAAACATTGTTTGGATTTATGCTATGGGTTTTTTGCTTTTTCTTTGGGGGTTAATATTGTGAAAGATTTGTTGCCTAAAAAGATAGGGAAGTGGATGCCATTGCCTATATGTATGGCTGTGCCTTTTTTGGTGGGTGGGTATTTTAGTATTGATATGTGTGTTGGAAGCTTGGTGGTGTTAGTATGGCAGAAGGTGAATGTTAAAAAGGCTGATTTGATGTCTACTTCGGTGGCTTCTGGGTTGATTTGTGGTGAAGGTTTGTGGATTCTTCCAGCTGCGGTTCTTTCTCTGGCTAAAATTAGACCACCTATTTGTATGAAGTTCTTGAGTTCTTGA